The Hahella sp. HNIBRBA332 genome window below encodes:
- a CDS encoding undecaprenyl-diphosphate phosphatase: MTWLEIVVLALIQGLTEFLPISSSAHLILPSEVWGWQDQGLAFDVAVHVGTLLAVMVYFRADIFNLLNGWMKQITGGGASQESRLAWAVILGTIPAGLAGVLLDSWIEENLRSALVIALATIGFGVLLGLADRKVGTRDIDQFTLKDALIIGVSQALALIPGTSRSGITMTSALFLGLNRDTAARFSFLLSIPLIAAAGLFKGLELVDAGTSSQWSEIAGATLVSAVSAYACIHLFLKFLQKIGFMPFVIYRMLLGAGLLIWLYAA, encoded by the coding sequence ATGACTTGGCTTGAAATCGTTGTTTTAGCGCTAATTCAGGGGCTGACGGAGTTTCTTCCTATTTCCAGTTCCGCGCATTTGATTCTTCCCTCTGAGGTCTGGGGGTGGCAGGATCAGGGGTTGGCGTTTGACGTAGCCGTTCATGTCGGCACCTTGCTGGCGGTTATGGTTTATTTCCGCGCCGATATTTTTAATTTGCTCAATGGATGGATGAAGCAGATTACTGGCGGCGGCGCATCGCAGGAATCGCGTCTTGCCTGGGCGGTTATTCTTGGCACTATTCCTGCTGGTTTGGCGGGGGTGTTGCTGGATAGTTGGATTGAAGAAAACCTGCGCTCCGCTTTGGTTATCGCACTGGCGACAATAGGTTTTGGTGTGTTGTTGGGGCTGGCTGACCGCAAAGTAGGCACTCGCGATATTGATCAGTTTACTCTGAAAGACGCATTGATTATTGGCGTTTCACAAGCATTGGCGCTAATTCCAGGCACATCGCGCTCCGGCATCACTATGACGTCAGCCTTGTTTCTTGGATTGAACAGGGATACCGCGGCCCGTTTCTCTTTCTTGCTATCCATCCCTTTGATCGCCGCTGCCGGGCTGTTCAAAGGACTTGAGTTGGTCGACGCCGGGACCAGTTCGCAATGGTCTGAGATTGCAGGAGCGACACTTGTTTCCGCCGTCAGCGCCTACGCCTGTATTCACTTATTTTTAAAATTTTTACAGAAGATAGGTTTCATGCCGTTCGTAATCTATCGCATGCTATTAGGCGCGGGTCTGTTGATCTGGTTGTATGCAGCCTAG
- a CDS encoding HDOD domain-containing protein, whose product MPLASRVMQYLNRQGVPYQQIHHDRAGNIDAALKAAEVLPDCVAVAEILVDAKGVVMAITEFGTQMNLDALNSAIRRNLQRLTGRQADRLFRDCEPGSHPPIASAYGVHAVCDERLFAKEQIYIQSGCHNTLLRLDRESFQRVMSSAIKLKQGCCEAQAMNPLSSDTPESPNVGEANAERVAERLKRLYKLPPMPTVATRILQATSDPDATAGELAAIIEQDPSLAAQIMRQARSALYGYRGKLESVKDAVMRVLGFERVSQLALSISASKAFDLPNEGPLGIVCFWRHALHVSLLAQRLAFHVPDERINPSLAYLTGLLHNFGILLLGHLFRPEYTMLNKLAEADPMTELSVLEKQVLGMGGAKELVGLGHGMLGSILLEHWRLPKEVSMTAAGHQIKDYHGPYEDYVLLIQLSNCLLKELELGDDQVPDDPVYYAKRLDIQPEIVFEVFEQLKQSSDSLNQLASQMG is encoded by the coding sequence GTGCCGCTTGCATCCAGAGTTATGCAGTATCTGAACCGGCAGGGAGTGCCGTATCAACAGATACACCATGATCGCGCAGGCAATATTGACGCTGCTTTGAAGGCGGCTGAGGTATTGCCTGATTGTGTGGCGGTTGCGGAAATCCTGGTGGACGCCAAAGGCGTCGTGATGGCGATCACCGAGTTCGGGACGCAAATGAATCTGGACGCCCTCAATAGCGCGATTCGGCGCAACCTTCAGCGCCTCACCGGCCGGCAGGCGGATCGCCTGTTCCGGGACTGCGAACCCGGCTCACATCCTCCCATCGCCAGCGCCTATGGCGTTCATGCCGTATGCGATGAGCGTCTGTTCGCGAAGGAACAGATATATATCCAGTCAGGGTGTCATAACACTTTGCTGCGCTTGGACCGCGAAAGCTTTCAGAGAGTGATGAGTAGTGCTATAAAACTTAAGCAAGGCTGTTGCGAGGCGCAGGCAATGAATCCTTTATCATCCGATACTCCAGAAAGTCCCAATGTAGGCGAAGCCAACGCTGAGCGCGTGGCGGAGCGACTGAAGCGTCTTTACAAGTTGCCGCCGATGCCGACGGTTGCGACGCGGATTCTGCAGGCCACTTCCGATCCGGACGCGACGGCAGGCGAACTGGCGGCGATTATTGAGCAGGATCCCAGTCTTGCTGCGCAGATTATGCGACAGGCCCGCTCGGCGCTGTATGGATACAGAGGTAAGCTGGAAAGCGTCAAGGATGCGGTGATGCGCGTACTCGGCTTCGAGCGCGTCAGTCAGTTGGCGCTGTCTATTTCCGCCAGTAAGGCATTTGATTTACCCAATGAAGGTCCTCTCGGCATCGTTTGTTTCTGGCGACATGCCCTGCATGTCTCACTGTTGGCCCAGCGCCTGGCTTTCCATGTGCCGGATGAGCGTATCAATCCATCCTTGGCGTATCTGACCGGGCTGCTGCACAACTTTGGTATTTTGCTCTTAGGACATTTGTTCCGTCCTGAATACACCATGCTCAATAAACTTGCGGAAGCGGATCCGATGACCGAACTGTCGGTGTTGGAAAAGCAAGTACTTGGCATGGGCGGCGCCAAGGAGTTGGTCGGATTGGGGCATGGGATGCTCGGTTCCATTCTGTTGGAGCATTGGCGGTTGCCGAAGGAAGTCTCCATGACTGCCGCAGGGCACCAGATAAAAGATTATCATGGCCCTTATGAGGATTATGTCCTGCTGATTCAGTTGTCCAACTGCTTACTCAAAGAGCTTGAGCTAGGAGACGACCAGGTTCCAGACGACCCGGTGTACTACGCTAAGCGTCTGGATATACAGCCTGAGATCGTGTTTGAAGTGTTTGAACAACTGAAACAATCCAGCGATTCACTGAATCAATTAGCCTCTCAAATGGGGTAG
- the adk gene encoding adenylate kinase yields the protein MRIILLGAPGAGKGTQAQNIMKKFGIPQISTGDMLRAAVKAGSPLGLKVKEVMATGGLVSDETIIALVKDRIKEDDCANGFLFDGFPRTIPQAEALREAGVKIDHVVEIAVDDQEIIKRLSGRRVHEASGRVYHVDYNPPKVEGKDDVTGEPLVQREDDKEETVRKRLEVYHSQTAPLVDYYRNWAEKDADAAPEYLRVEGVGSVDEIRDRVFAGLQK from the coding sequence ATGAGAATTATTTTGTTGGGCGCACCCGGCGCCGGAAAGGGCACGCAAGCGCAGAATATTATGAAGAAATTCGGGATACCCCAGATTTCCACCGGCGACATGTTGCGCGCTGCGGTAAAGGCAGGCTCTCCTCTAGGCCTGAAAGTGAAAGAGGTTATGGCGACGGGCGGGTTGGTGTCCGATGAAACTATCATCGCGCTGGTCAAAGACCGAATTAAAGAAGACGATTGCGCCAACGGTTTCCTGTTTGACGGCTTTCCTCGCACGATCCCACAAGCGGAAGCGCTGCGTGAAGCGGGTGTCAAAATTGATCATGTCGTAGAAATCGCCGTAGATGATCAAGAAATCATTAAGCGTTTGAGCGGACGCCGTGTGCATGAAGCTAGCGGTCGCGTTTACCATGTCGACTACAATCCACCCAAGGTGGAAGGTAAAGACGACGTTACTGGCGAACCTTTGGTTCAACGTGAAGACGATAAAGAAGAAACTGTACGTAAGCGTTTGGAGGTCTATCATTCGCAAACAGCGCCTCTCGTCGATTACTACCGTAATTGGGCCGAGAAGGACGCAGACGCTGCGCCTGAATATTTGCGCGTTGAAGGCGTTGGCTCGGTAGATGAAATCCGTGATCGTGTCTTTGCTGGTCTGCAGAAGTAA
- a CDS encoding class I SAM-dependent methyltransferase: MISYDDQVLVSYSEQRRDEAEAFSSQFGLRLVALEALPIKSDKSVYLLNFSDARVELVNWRVQAPGPVFVDFVEGALAYRREHGGGRGEMVAKAVGLKGEVKYLNVLDATAGLGRDAYVLAALGCHVVMYERNPLVHCLLADGLRRAQDCSDAASVAMRMTLHLGEAFHAFPNGIDVVYLDPMFPERRKSSAVKKEMQAFKDIVGADPDADELLAAALQQEVKRIVVKRPKGAPCLLGREPNFAVAGKSSRFDVYALRKLTGG; this comes from the coding sequence ATGATTTCTTATGACGATCAGGTGTTGGTGAGCTATAGCGAACAACGCCGGGACGAGGCTGAAGCGTTTTCTTCTCAGTTCGGGCTGCGCCTTGTCGCCTTGGAGGCATTGCCGATCAAGAGCGATAAATCTGTGTACTTGCTGAACTTCTCTGACGCGAGGGTGGAGCTGGTCAATTGGCGTGTACAGGCGCCGGGGCCGGTGTTTGTGGATTTTGTCGAAGGCGCGCTGGCCTACCGACGCGAACATGGCGGCGGTCGTGGTGAAATGGTGGCCAAGGCGGTAGGACTGAAAGGCGAAGTAAAATACTTGAATGTGCTGGACGCTACAGCGGGCTTAGGACGGGATGCTTACGTTCTGGCGGCGTTGGGATGTCATGTGGTGATGTACGAGCGCAACCCACTGGTGCACTGTTTGCTGGCGGATGGCTTGCGTCGTGCGCAAGACTGCTCTGATGCTGCGTCAGTGGCTATGCGTATGACATTACATCTGGGGGAGGCCTTTCATGCATTTCCGAATGGGATAGACGTAGTTTATCTAGACCCCATGTTTCCTGAACGTCGCAAGAGCAGTGCTGTAAAGAAAGAAATGCAGGCGTTCAAAGATATTGTCGGCGCTGACCCCGATGCGGACGAATTGTTGGCGGCGGCCTTGCAGCAGGAAGTTAAGCGAATAGTGGTTAAGCGACCGAAAGGCGCGCCATGCTTACTGGGGCGTGAACCGAACTTTGCTGTGGCAGGAAAAAGCAGTCGGTTTGATGTTTACGCGCTACGCAAGCTGACTGGTGGCTAG
- the tsaB gene encoding tRNA (adenosine(37)-N6)-threonylcarbamoyltransferase complex dimerization subunit type 1 TsaB, translating into MAKILALDTSSDACSVALWNDGELTEMLETTPRAHAKRCLPMIDRLLGDSSLRVGQLDALAFGRGPGSFTGLRIAAGIVQGLAFGADLPVVPVSTLEAMAFAWFKRQEGPVGQVVCLLDARMNEVYWAGYEHSTDGVKEIYAEQVGPPEMVDAIDSEQELAILGSGLIYLERLPAVLVESSQIQAPEWGPRAAAMAEMAAPMFAMGRIVSAIEAQPIYLRDEVAWKKLPGR; encoded by the coding sequence ATGGCAAAAATACTCGCGCTGGATACATCAAGTGACGCCTGTTCCGTAGCCTTATGGAACGACGGCGAGTTGACCGAAATGCTGGAAACGACGCCTAGAGCTCACGCCAAACGCTGCCTGCCCATGATTGATCGTTTGCTTGGCGATAGCAGCTTGCGCGTGGGGCAATTGGATGCGCTGGCGTTTGGAAGAGGGCCGGGCTCATTTACCGGGCTCCGCATCGCAGCGGGAATTGTTCAGGGGTTGGCTTTTGGGGCGGATTTGCCGGTTGTACCTGTTTCTACGTTGGAAGCGATGGCGTTCGCTTGGTTCAAACGCCAGGAAGGTCCCGTCGGCCAGGTTGTTTGTCTGCTCGATGCGCGCATGAACGAAGTCTATTGGGCGGGCTATGAGCATTCCACTGATGGCGTTAAAGAAATCTATGCGGAGCAAGTGGGCCCTCCCGAAATGGTCGATGCGATAGATTCGGAACAGGAACTGGCGATATTGGGGAGCGGCTTGATTTATCTTGAGCGTCTGCCGGCAGTGTTGGTCGAAAGTTCACAAATACAGGCGCCTGAGTGGGGTCCGCGCGCCGCTGCAATGGCGGAAATGGCGGCCCCGATGTTTGCAATGGGGCGTATTGTGTCCGCCATTGAAGCTCAGCCTATATATTTACGTGATGAAGTGGCCTGGAAAAAACTTCCCGGTCGTTAA